Proteins from a single region of Geothermobacter ehrlichii:
- a CDS encoding ethylbenzene dehydrogenase-related protein: MNRIRRPQIHVKYARLPGVLLLLAVVGISALFGGCRQPEADRLYALYLEHPPTEADWQRALPHRVEVRGGRVHKVEVFPDIDKDTVHTSTPSCHHGGTIPRPLPVEMKAFYTDRDLFLRLRWRDLTRDDAMNRWTFDGTKWVNNGALEDGFGMLWRPDEESRPFTCSLACHIEDFGVAGSTFHATNHMKLERPGPWYDLWNWKADRTGRLGFADDRWLDHKGMHGDLPGELHRPNSMRAEAGEKPFGPDDQPIYDGKGRRIDGSFRPAGSQAPGWLTERPSGRRADIRAVAIRDGDFWVVTLRRALDTGDPHDIVFSPAARNGFAFGLSVMDHTLDEHYASRAEERLVLLPAAAGDVRQPE, encoded by the coding sequence GTGAATCGCATCCGCCGCCCCCAAATCCACGTCAAATACGCCAGGCTGCCCGGCGTCCTGCTTCTGCTGGCCGTTGTCGGCATATCTGCCCTCTTCGGCGGCTGCCGGCAGCCGGAAGCGGACCGACTCTACGCCCTGTACCTGGAGCACCCTCCCACCGAAGCCGACTGGCAACGGGCACTGCCACACCGGGTCGAGGTCCGCGGCGGCCGGGTGCACAAGGTCGAGGTCTTTCCCGACATCGACAAGGACACTGTCCACACCTCGACACCGTCCTGCCACCACGGCGGCACCATCCCCCGGCCGCTGCCCGTGGAGATGAAGGCCTTCTACACCGACCGCGATCTCTTTCTGCGGCTGCGCTGGCGCGATCTGACCCGCGACGATGCCATGAACCGCTGGACCTTCGACGGCACAAAGTGGGTCAACAACGGCGCCCTCGAGGACGGCTTCGGCATGCTCTGGCGACCGGACGAAGAGAGCCGCCCCTTCACCTGCAGCCTCGCCTGCCACATCGAGGACTTCGGCGTCGCCGGCTCGACCTTTCACGCCACCAACCACATGAAACTCGAACGCCCCGGCCCCTGGTACGACCTGTGGAACTGGAAGGCCGACCGCACCGGTCGCCTGGGTTTCGCCGACGACCGCTGGCTCGACCACAAAGGGATGCACGGCGACCTGCCGGGCGAACTGCACCGCCCCAACTCGATGCGGGCCGAGGCGGGGGAAAAACCCTTTGGTCCCGACGACCAGCCGATTTATGATGGCAAGGGTCGCCGAATCGACGGCAGCTTCCGGCCTGCAGGAAGCCAGGCTCCAGGCTGGCTGACCGAACGGCCGTCGGGACGTCGGGCCGACATCCGGGCCGTTGCCATTCGCGACGGGGACTTCTGGGTGGTCACCCTGCGCCGGGCCCTCGACACCGGCGATCCGCACGACATCGTCTTTTCACCGGCAGCGCGCAACGGCTTCGCCTTCGGCCTGTCGGTCATGGACCATACCCTCGACGAACATTACGCATCCCGCGCCGAAGAACGGCTGGTGCTGCTGCCCGCCGCGGCCGGCGATGTCAGGCAACCGGAGTGA
- a CDS encoding peptidase associated/transthyretin-like domain-containing protein, protein MKRFLPLLLACLFLLPLGCQQEQPQTEKPDLVKVSGRVMVPLEGAYIYIYQKGMDLYGPAMTVSKPTDAEGRFELSLPPGEYIAVARKRKNGEMAGPVLAGDNKSEFINLDLEAQPVQLTVVAPVKVGDERRLSTTLPAGKTGLSGTIRDAEGKPVAGARVHVYDHVQMSERPKFVSEKTGPDGRYLIYLPKGGTYYLAARDKFGGPPQIGDLYGRYDQGTIEPSAVVVKDGEILENIDITVTKVW, encoded by the coding sequence ATGAAAAGGTTTCTGCCGCTTCTTCTCGCCTGTCTCTTTCTGCTTCCCCTCGGCTGCCAGCAGGAACAGCCGCAGACCGAAAAGCCGGACCTGGTCAAGGTCAGCGGCCGGGTCATGGTCCCCCTCGAGGGCGCCTACATCTACATCTACCAGAAGGGGATGGACCTCTACGGACCGGCGATGACGGTCTCCAAGCCGACCGACGCCGAGGGACGGTTCGAGCTTTCCCTGCCCCCCGGCGAATACATCGCCGTCGCCCGCAAGCGCAAGAACGGCGAAATGGCCGGCCCGGTACTGGCCGGCGACAACAAGAGTGAATTCATCAATCTTGACCTCGAGGCACAGCCGGTACAGCTGACGGTGGTGGCCCCGGTCAAGGTCGGCGATGAGCGCCGCCTGAGCACCACCCTGCCGGCCGGCAAGACCGGGCTTTCCGGCACCATAAGGGACGCCGAGGGCAAACCGGTGGCAGGCGCCAGGGTGCACGTCTACGACCACGTGCAGATGTCGGAACGCCCCAAGTTCGTTTCCGAGAAGACCGGTCCCGACGGTCGCTATCTGATCTACCTGCCCAAGGGCGGCACCTACTACCTGGCGGCACGGGACAAGTTCGGCGGCCCGCCGCAGATCGGCGATCTCTACGGCCGCTACGACCAGGGAACCATCGAGCCTTCGGCGGTGGTGGTCAAGGATGGTGAAATTCTCGAAAACATCGACATCACGGTGACCAAGGTATGGTAA
- a CDS encoding HEAT repeat domain-containing protein, whose product MVTTGKRFPFRTVWPLLLLGLMLFAGCGQEPALDLPALENAARAGDARAVSQLVSLLGRRENGVNDRVYPVVVALGREAVPALSGQLDTSDPVLREYTIAALGTLRAKEAVDGIRATLKDRAFGRRYIAAWALGQIGDPATIPALIEALDDANETVRRYATRALIRFDRKAVPPLVQALPAATSRAAGYIIRALGDIGDPRAVDSLLRAVDGPNRGLAFQALGKLKERRAEQALIDGLNDSDWRTRMQAAMALGPLGGPAAAEALQPLLDDPEVVVREWAARSLEMITGRHVRYRDARGELVMPYNIYH is encoded by the coding sequence ATGGTAACGACCGGCAAGCGCTTCCCGTTCCGGACGGTCTGGCCGCTTCTTCTGCTCGGCCTGATGCTGTTCGCCGGCTGCGGCCAGGAGCCGGCTCTCGACCTGCCGGCGCTGGAAAACGCCGCCAGGGCAGGCGACGCCAGGGCCGTCAGCCAGCTCGTCTCCCTGCTCGGCCGCAGGGAAAACGGCGTCAACGACCGGGTCTATCCGGTGGTCGTCGCCCTCGGCCGGGAGGCGGTTCCGGCTCTGAGCGGCCAGCTCGACACCAGCGATCCGGTTCTGCGCGAATACACCATCGCCGCCCTTGGCACCCTGCGGGCGAAAGAGGCGGTGGACGGGATTCGCGCCACCCTCAAGGATAGGGCCTTCGGCCGCCGCTACATCGCCGCCTGGGCCCTGGGCCAGATCGGCGATCCGGCAACCATCCCCGCCCTGATCGAAGCGCTGGACGACGCGAACGAAACGGTACGCCGCTACGCCACCCGCGCCCTGATTCGCTTCGACCGCAAGGCGGTCCCGCCCCTGGTGCAGGCCCTGCCCGCCGCCACCTCCCGGGCCGCCGGCTACATCATCCGCGCTCTGGGTGATATCGGTGATCCGCGCGCCGTCGACAGCCTGTTGCGTGCCGTCGACGGCCCCAATCGCGGCCTCGCCTTCCAGGCGCTGGGCAAGCTCAAGGAGCGACGGGCCGAGCAGGCCCTGATCGACGGCCTGAACGACAGCGACTGGCGAACACGGATGCAGGCGGCCATGGCCCTCGGGCCGCTGGGCGGTCCGGCCGCCGCCGAGGCCCTGCAACCGCTGCTCGACGATCCCGAGGTGGTGGTCCGGGAATGGGCGGCCCGTTCGCTGGAAATGATAACCGGCCGGCATGTCCGCTACCGCGACGCCAGAGGAGAACTGGTGATGCCCTACAACATCTATCACTGA
- a CDS encoding 4Fe-4S binding protein, with the protein MLSNLFDIPLLGRLLRARWFWRLLRLVALVLLLAMIAWGWHQHAIPGVSTPDPLMYTNITNHLFWVWWIMGVVFVALLLGRFWCAVCPLGWLNGIFARLGLRRELPGWLNNYLPVTLALVALQVAIYLQATHRYPDLTARLLALTVVLAIVCGLVFRPRAFCRLLCPAGAVFGLYARVAPFELRTRNDGTCPSCKGRFCVSGGSFWQRFSLGRMVLYWHARRDDCPMDLVPDEIRDSRDCTYCLHCVNNCPSNSIRLGFRRWMADIGKAPLPADEAFFLVVLFGLLTANFSKVYVDLRQALLWPPQQAALLLGWGGDGFNLLAAVWVALLLPLLLLLPAWAIWRLSETRVQAGDGLQPQRPDTPPSSGPGFWHRLGWLTLPLIPLLLAVHLVLALVKINAKAGYLPFALRDPSGVKSFLAINVMQTMNPPGLLLPLDLLKWLVLLALAGGIAASLHAVRRCRRQLPAEHSEAGYTLAALTALLVPAGLYIATVIRWLFIR; encoded by the coding sequence ATGCTTTCCAATCTTTTCGATATCCCGCTGCTCGGCCGGCTGCTCCGCGCGCGCTGGTTCTGGCGGCTGCTGCGGCTGGTCGCCCTGGTCCTGCTGCTGGCGATGATCGCCTGGGGCTGGCACCAGCACGCCATTCCCGGCGTCAGCACCCCCGATCCGCTGATGTACACCAACATCACCAACCACCTGTTCTGGGTCTGGTGGATCATGGGCGTGGTCTTCGTCGCCCTGCTGCTCGGCCGCTTCTGGTGCGCCGTCTGCCCCCTCGGCTGGCTCAACGGCATCTTCGCCCGCCTCGGCCTGCGGCGGGAGCTGCCCGGCTGGCTGAACAACTACCTGCCGGTCACCCTGGCCCTGGTCGCCCTGCAGGTCGCCATCTACCTGCAGGCCACCCATCGCTACCCCGACCTGACGGCACGCCTGCTGGCGCTGACGGTGGTGCTGGCCATCGTCTGCGGCCTGGTCTTCCGGCCGCGTGCCTTCTGCCGGCTGCTCTGCCCGGCCGGCGCCGTTTTCGGTCTCTACGCCCGGGTGGCTCCCTTCGAGCTGCGCACCCGCAACGACGGAACCTGCCCCTCCTGCAAGGGTCGGTTCTGCGTCAGCGGCGGCAGCTTCTGGCAACGCTTCAGCCTCGGCCGGATGGTCCTCTACTGGCATGCCCGCCGCGACGACTGCCCGATGGACCTGGTACCGGACGAGATCCGCGACAGCCGCGACTGCACCTACTGCCTGCACTGCGTCAACAACTGTCCGAGCAACAGCATCCGGCTCGGCTTCCGCCGCTGGATGGCCGACATCGGCAAAGCGCCGCTGCCCGCCGACGAGGCCTTCTTCCTGGTCGTGCTCTTCGGCCTGCTGACCGCCAACTTCAGCAAGGTCTACGTCGATCTGCGCCAGGCCCTCCTCTGGCCGCCGCAGCAGGCCGCCCTGCTGCTTGGCTGGGGCGGCGACGGCTTCAATCTGCTGGCGGCCGTCTGGGTGGCCCTGCTGCTGCCGCTGCTGCTGTTGCTGCCGGCCTGGGCCATCTGGCGGCTGAGCGAGACCCGCGTGCAGGCGGGTGACGGGCTGCAGCCACAGCGCCCCGACACCCCGCCCTCGTCCGGGCCCGGTTTCTGGCACCGGCTCGGCTGGCTGACCCTGCCTCTGATTCCGCTGCTGCTGGCGGTGCACCTGGTCCTGGCGCTGGTGAAGATCAACGCCAAGGCCGGCTATCTACCCTTCGCGCTGCGCGACCCGTCCGGGGTGAAGAGTTTTCTGGCCATCAACGTGATGCAGACCATGAACCCGCCCGGCCTGCTGCTGCCGCTCGACCTGCTGAAGTGGCTCGTCCTGCTGGCCCTGGCCGGCGGCATCGCCGCCTCGCTCCACGCCGTCCGCCGCTGCCGCAGACAACTGCCGGCGGAACATTCGGAGGCTGGCTACACCCTCGCCGCCCTGACCGCCCTGCTCGTCCCGGCAGGCCTCTACATCGCAACGGTGATCCGATGGCTCTTCATCCGCTGA
- a CDS encoding FG-GAP repeat domain-containing protein → MGKKTLCVLLAALMLCLGSGLVLAQEFVDISSQAGVADAGLGKGVAFGDINNDGLVDLYVSNKGGANHLYLNKGNGKFEDITARAGEGLDYPGLAMGSVFGDYNNDGFVDLYLATGGRYEIEANRLFRNNGDGTFTDVTEEAGVGLKAFTYGASWADYDNDGYLDLYCANYGVGAKNVLFHNNGDGTFTDVTDVAGVGDRSWSWMGVWADVNGDHYVDLYVVNGQYPVGEKNRLYINNGDGTFRDATSEAGVEDPNWGLGAAFADIDNDGDLDLFVSNYVGPNNLYLNDGKGVFTLANEKIAGTHEGWGKGPTFGDVDHDGDLDLYEGDCKLANQLYLNDGKGNFVNVADRQPQLKCETVRTKGTAFADIDNDGDLDLYVINWGAENKLYLNNQNDNNWLKVKVTGSISSRDAYGTRVEVFESGKTELKAMREIRSATGFCAQSPKVAHFGLDASRRYDVVATFPSGLQARMDNVKTGQTIELIEPATVEQRQLAKAE, encoded by the coding sequence ATGGGTAAAAAGACGTTGTGTGTGCTTTTGGCCGCGTTGATGCTGTGCCTGGGTTCCGGGCTCGTGCTGGCCCAGGAATTCGTGGACATCAGCAGCCAGGCGGGGGTCGCCGACGCCGGTCTCGGCAAGGGAGTCGCCTTCGGCGACATCAACAATGACGGACTGGTCGACCTGTACGTTTCGAACAAGGGTGGCGCCAACCATCTCTATCTGAACAAGGGGAACGGCAAGTTCGAGGATATCACCGCCCGTGCCGGCGAGGGCCTCGACTATCCCGGTCTGGCCATGGGCAGCGTCTTTGGCGACTACAACAACGACGGCTTTGTCGATCTCTACCTGGCCACCGGCGGTCGCTATGAAATCGAAGCCAACCGGCTCTTCCGCAACAACGGCGACGGCACCTTCACCGATGTCACCGAGGAGGCCGGCGTCGGCCTGAAGGCCTTTACTTACGGTGCGTCCTGGGCCGATTATGACAACGACGGCTACCTCGACCTCTACTGCGCCAACTACGGAGTCGGCGCCAAGAACGTGCTCTTCCACAACAACGGTGACGGCACCTTCACCGATGTCACCGACGTCGCGGGCGTTGGCGACCGTTCCTGGAGCTGGATGGGGGTCTGGGCCGATGTCAATGGCGACCATTACGTCGACCTCTACGTGGTCAACGGCCAGTACCCGGTCGGCGAGAAGAACCGCCTCTACATCAACAACGGCGACGGCACCTTCCGCGATGCCACCAGCGAGGCCGGGGTGGAAGATCCCAACTGGGGGCTCGGCGCCGCCTTCGCCGACATCGACAACGACGGCGACCTCGACCTTTTCGTCTCCAACTATGTCGGTCCCAACAATCTCTATCTGAACGACGGCAAGGGCGTTTTCACTCTCGCCAACGAAAAGATCGCCGGCACCCACGAAGGCTGGGGCAAGGGCCCGACCTTCGGTGATGTCGATCATGACGGCGACCTCGACCTGTACGAAGGCGACTGCAAGCTGGCCAACCAGCTCTACCTGAACGACGGCAAGGGGAACTTCGTCAACGTCGCCGACCGCCAGCCGCAGCTCAAGTGCGAGACGGTGCGGACCAAGGGCACCGCTTTTGCCGACATCGACAACGACGGCGACCTCGACCTGTACGTGATCAACTGGGGCGCCGAAAACAAGCTCTACCTGAACAATCAGAATGACAACAACTGGCTCAAGGTGAAGGTGACCGGCAGCATCTCCAGCCGTGATGCCTACGGTACCCGGGTGGAGGTCTTCGAGTCCGGCAAGACAGAGCTGAAGGCGATGCGCGAAATCCGCTCCGCCACCGGCTTCTGCGCCCAGAGCCCGAAGGTCGCCCATTTCGGCCTCGATGCTTCCAGGCGCTACGACGTGGTCGCCACCTTCCCCAGCGGCCTGCAGGCCCGGATGGACAACGTCAAGACTGGGCAGACCATCGAGCTGATCGAACCGGCGACGGTCGAACAGCGCCAGTTGGCCAAGGCGGAATAA
- a CDS encoding tetratricopeptide repeat protein, which produces MWFARHILLLSILFLFTPSVTVAATSRAPALLTDPVAPVLCETDTEALLTWRTYRSEHPTLVLLSNNPFLEPIPAAVVEDARHLVLTGTAEQVRNRSVYPSSNPLLLPGMGLSAALESGLFSQVVWILPLAEETPLPELAAFKKQLREHHVLNEKELASLKRSGDHIAGQVRNTPLRVFASHALPELSGPLIVHFDLSYFSARYRNEVKTPIYPMVGTELQNLRDKHWPVRQVTISQSNLLGNVPLGIRFLGPNLVSLLKKPEMLDKPLPKTWRMRAQALYLENFFKKEEMLELFQKMDKLVPDDPATKYSLYQVLRRFKNGTAALGHLAEAVRLDPIYALEYFSLAETAMKKKRPDAALEMLSLAQAAQPDSPWPSLSQLDILWQIGHDQPMSVILDRLDKLPWSEVYYPDIRKHLDNYRRKLNEKSE; this is translated from the coding sequence ATGTGGTTCGCCCGACATATCCTGCTGCTGTCGATCCTTTTCCTTTTCACGCCTTCCGTGACCGTCGCCGCTACCTCACGGGCTCCGGCCTTGCTGACCGATCCGGTTGCCCCCGTTCTCTGCGAAACGGATACCGAGGCCTTGCTGACATGGCGCACATACCGCTCGGAGCATCCTACCCTGGTTCTGTTATCCAACAATCCGTTTCTCGAACCGATACCGGCTGCTGTCGTCGAAGACGCCCGCCATCTGGTTCTCACGGGCACTGCAGAGCAGGTTCGGAACCGAAGCGTCTATCCCTCGAGCAACCCACTACTTCTCCCCGGCATGGGGCTTTCAGCCGCCCTCGAATCAGGGCTTTTTTCGCAGGTCGTCTGGATTCTTCCTCTGGCCGAAGAAACCCCTCTGCCTGAACTTGCGGCCTTTAAGAAACAGTTGCGGGAACACCACGTCCTGAACGAAAAGGAACTTGCCAGCCTGAAGCGGTCAGGCGACCATATCGCTGGCCAAGTCCGCAACACTCCCTTGCGTGTTTTCGCCTCCCACGCTCTTCCCGAACTTTCGGGCCCCCTGATCGTTCATTTCGATTTGAGTTATTTTTCTGCCCGTTACCGCAACGAAGTCAAAACCCCGATCTACCCCATGGTCGGCACCGAGCTGCAAAACTTGCGGGACAAACACTGGCCGGTACGGCAAGTCACCATTTCACAGAGCAACCTGCTCGGCAACGTCCCCCTCGGCATTCGTTTTCTCGGCCCCAATCTCGTGTCCCTGCTGAAAAAACCAGAGATGCTTGACAAGCCGTTGCCGAAAACCTGGAGAATGCGCGCCCAGGCCCTTTATCTTGAAAATTTCTTCAAAAAGGAAGAAATGCTCGAGCTTTTTCAAAAGATGGATAAACTCGTGCCTGACGATCCGGCTACGAAATACAGTCTGTACCAGGTTCTACGGCGCTTCAAGAACGGTACCGCCGCCCTCGGACACCTGGCTGAAGCCGTGCGCCTGGATCCGATTTACGCGCTCGAATATTTCTCTCTCGCCGAAACGGCCATGAAGAAAAAACGGCCGGACGCGGCCCTGGAGATGCTCTCGCTGGCACAGGCTGCACAACCTGACAGTCCTTGGCCCTCGCTGAGCCAACTCGACATCCTGTGGCAGATAGGACACGATCAGCCGATGTCCGTCATTCTGGATCGCCTGGACAAACTGCCCTGGTCCGAAGTGTACTATCCCGACATCCGGAAGCACCTGGACAACTACAGAAGAAAGTTGAATGAAAAATCCGAATAA